CACCTCGTTGGTGATAGACGTTTGCGCCACAAACATTCTATCTCCCTGATTCGTCAGGCCAACGAGGTTTTATCGTTTGTTAGGCGGTGGATCTTGGGATCGCCTGGTGGGGTCTCTGCCGGGGTTTCCGGCTCCACCGCCGCGGGAAGCGGGAACGGCATGTCGGTCCGCACGACGACGGTCTTGCACACCTTGTCGTGCAGCCCCTGCTTGCGGGGATCGAAGGCGGCCCACAGGTACCCGATGTAGAACGTCAGGTCGCACAGGAAATACCCCAGCCACCGAAGGAACGCCTTCCGGTAATCGAGGGGCGTCCCATCCTCGTTCACCACCTTGATCTTCAACGCCATC
The DNA window shown above is from Deltaproteobacteria bacterium and carries:
- a CDS encoding RDD family protein; protein product: MEFSTAHHPFAGFWSRAAARIIDLLIIIAAFNLIYLADRLGADAGLWTGMGLGEGSWTGAGISMANVLRGLFFLTFPVFYYVYLHAMYGQTFGKMALKIKVVNEDGTPLDYRKAFLRWLGYFLCDLTFYIGYLWAAFDPRKQGLHDKVCKTVVVRTDMPFPLPAAVEPETPAETPPGDPKIHRLTNDKTSLA